A DNA window from Oligoflexus sp. contains the following coding sequences:
- a CDS encoding ATP-binding protein: protein MLDYKAVFEATLSPYLLLALDFTIIGVNEAYLGATHSERARLLGRNIFEVFSSRSRETMEYFGPLLCLSLERVLREHVTDFMAIQKHAITCPVTGIAQERFWSPVNKPVFAADGSLLYIIHRVEDVTEFVQSQSCYPGTVTDVYQRSQDVQAIHRELKLAKDNLERLVAQRTLELALSEEKFRLMANTMPQIVWTARPDGYVDWYNECWYQFTGMPRGSDWDDPGSPVHPDDIQGLRERWQESIDTGMIFEKDIRFKRQTDGEYCWHLSRAVPQRNARGDIISWIGTSTDIHERKTLADELQLAKAEAEEANRLKSVFLTNMSHELRTPLTAITGFSQLLHEQNFSRELEKRYLAVIDRNGLQLLRIIDDILDLSKVEAGKLTIERLRLPLLEIISDIRALLELKTQEIGLDSSVEIEGLVPEIIESDPTRLKQVLMNLINNAVKFTSQGCVDIRISYQAEPAQLRFEIRDTGRGVSPEQAARLFAPFEQADSSITRTYGGTGLGLTLSRHLARTLGGDVQLRSSQLNQGSSFIAWVDPGPMAGVRMIDHKAVAQEQARQQQKALLERFTGALKGRKILLVDDADDNRALISAILHRTNATLVTARDGIECLDYAATEDFDLTLMDMQMPRMDGFEATRILRQKGYSKPIVALTAHAMREQIKRCHDAGCTAHLSKPVNHGKLIETVMKLME from the coding sequence ACTTTGGGCCCTTGCTGTGCCTGTCTCTGGAACGCGTCCTGCGGGAACACGTAACCGATTTCATGGCTATTCAGAAACACGCCATAACTTGTCCCGTGACCGGCATAGCCCAGGAGCGTTTCTGGAGCCCGGTCAACAAACCTGTATTTGCAGCCGATGGTTCGCTGCTGTACATCATTCATCGCGTGGAAGACGTCACAGAATTCGTGCAGAGTCAGAGCTGCTATCCGGGCACCGTAACGGATGTCTATCAAAGATCGCAGGACGTCCAGGCCATTCATCGCGAATTGAAACTCGCCAAGGACAATCTGGAAAGGCTTGTGGCTCAGAGAACGCTTGAGCTTGCCCTGAGCGAAGAAAAATTTCGCCTGATGGCCAATACCATGCCTCAGATTGTCTGGACGGCGAGACCGGATGGCTATGTGGATTGGTATAACGAGTGTTGGTATCAATTCACAGGCATGCCGCGCGGCAGCGACTGGGATGATCCGGGTTCGCCCGTGCACCCCGATGATATCCAAGGCCTGCGGGAACGCTGGCAGGAATCCATCGATACAGGGATGATCTTTGAGAAGGATATTCGCTTCAAACGCCAGACCGATGGTGAATACTGCTGGCACCTGAGCCGTGCTGTGCCGCAGCGCAATGCAAGAGGCGATATCATCTCCTGGATCGGGACCAGCACCGATATTCACGAGCGCAAGACTTTGGCCGATGAATTGCAGCTTGCCAAGGCCGAAGCTGAAGAAGCCAACCGCCTCAAAAGTGTCTTCCTTACGAACATGAGCCATGAACTGCGCACGCCGCTGACAGCCATTACAGGATTCTCACAGCTCCTTCATGAGCAGAATTTTTCGCGCGAGCTGGAAAAGCGCTACCTTGCGGTCATAGATCGCAATGGTCTTCAGCTGCTCCGTATCATTGATGACATCCTTGACCTTTCCAAAGTGGAGGCAGGAAAATTAACCATTGAACGCCTCCGTCTGCCATTGCTCGAAATCATTTCTGACATCCGGGCGCTTCTGGAATTGAAAACTCAGGAAATCGGACTGGATAGTTCCGTCGAAATCGAGGGCCTCGTCCCGGAAATCATTGAATCCGATCCGACAAGGCTCAAGCAGGTTCTGATGAATCTCATCAACAACGCGGTAAAATTCACCAGCCAGGGATGCGTGGACATTCGCATCAGTTACCAGGCAGAGCCCGCGCAGTTACGCTTTGAAATCCGTGATACGGGCCGTGGCGTTTCCCCGGAACAGGCCGCCCGCCTCTTCGCTCCTTTTGAGCAGGCGGACAGCTCCATCACCCGCACCTATGGGGGAACTGGCCTCGGGCTCACACTCTCACGCCACCTCGCGCGAACCTTGGGCGGTGATGTCCAGCTGCGATCAAGCCAGTTGAACCAGGGCAGCAGCTTTATCGCATGGGTGGATCCAGGTCCCATGGCAGGCGTTCGTATGATTGATCACAAGGCCGTGGCGCAGGAGCAGGCAAGGCAGCAGCAGAAAGCACTCCTCGAAAGGTTCACCGGGGCTCTGAAAGGCCGCAAAATCCTGCTCGTTGATGATGCGGATGACAATCGCGCCTTGATCAGTGCCATCCTGCACCGAACCAACGCCACACTTGTGACAGCCCGCGACGGCATCGAATGCTTGGATTATGCAGCGACCGAGGACTTTGATCTGACCCTTATGGACATGCAGATGCCGCGCATGGATGGTTTTGAGGCCACGCGTATCTTGCGACAGAAAGGCTATTCGAAACCCATAGTTGCCCTGACAGCCCATGCGATGCGTGAACAGATCAAGCGTTGCCATGATGCAGGCTGCACAGCTCATCTGTCGAAGCCTGTGAATCATGGGAAGCTGATAGAAACGGTCATGAAAC